In one window of Polaromonas naphthalenivorans CJ2 DNA:
- a CDS encoding outer membrane beta-barrel protein has protein sequence MKSLNRIFSATVLAVAALTAAAGAQAQSNYALYGPGSGYVGLNAGQSNYSLGSGLSLFSADKHDTAYNIYTGTFIHPNFGLELGYTNFGKIDRAGGRTKAEGINLSLVGRAPISPSFNLLGKLGTTYGRTDVSSVPGSGVAAGKETGFGVSYGLGAEYVFNPQLSAVLQYDEHRLKFKGEGRDRISATTVGLRYRF, from the coding sequence ATGAAATCGTTGAACCGCATTTTTTCAGCCACCGTTCTGGCGGTTGCCGCACTGACGGCTGCCGCCGGCGCGCAGGCCCAGAGCAATTACGCCCTGTATGGTCCCGGCTCCGGTTATGTGGGCCTGAATGCAGGCCAGTCCAACTACTCGCTGGGCAGCGGCTTGAGCCTGTTTTCCGCCGACAAACACGACACGGCGTACAACATCTATACCGGCACGTTCATCCACCCCAACTTTGGCCTGGAGTTGGGCTATACCAACTTCGGCAAGATTGACCGGGCTGGCGGCAGGACCAAAGCGGAAGGCATCAACCTGAGCCTGGTCGGCAGAGCGCCGATCAGCCCGTCATTCAACCTGCTTGGCAAACTGGGCACGACTTACGGCCGCACCGATGTTTCGTCCGTTCCCGGCTCGGGCGTTGCGGCCGGCAAGGAAACCGGCTTTGGCGTGTCCTACGGCCTGGGCGCCGAATATGTGTTCAACCCGCAGTTGTCGGCCGTGCTCCAGTACGACGAGCACCGGCTGAAATTTAAGGGCGAAGGCCGGGACCGCATCAGCGCCACGACCGTCGGTTTGCGCTACCGCTTCTAA
- a CDS encoding multidrug/biocide efflux PACE transporter, with protein MHSPLHKSATERFFQALAFEVLAVAICAPLGAWLMGYSLGHIGVLTLMISLIAMSWNMLFNLVFDRAQRRMGFDRTLAARAVHAVMFEVGLVLAVVPLAAWWLDIGLWEALVLDIGIALFFLPYTFAFNWTYDHLRARFIARKIRRARA; from the coding sequence ATGCACTCCCCTCTTCATAAATCAGCCACTGAACGGTTTTTCCAGGCGCTCGCCTTCGAAGTGCTGGCCGTTGCCATCTGCGCACCACTGGGCGCGTGGCTGATGGGGTATTCGCTCGGACACATCGGCGTGCTCACCTTGATGATCTCGCTGATCGCGATGAGCTGGAACATGCTGTTCAACCTGGTTTTCGACCGCGCCCAGCGCCGCATGGGCTTTGACCGCACGCTGGCGGCACGCGCGGTTCATGCTGTCATGTTTGAAGTCGGGCTGGTGCTGGCCGTGGTGCCGCTGGCCGCCTGGTGGCTGGACATCGGCCTGTGGGAAGCCTTGGTGCTGGACATCGGCATCGCGCTGTTTTTCCTGCCCTACACGTTTGCCTTCAACTGGACTTACGACCACCTGCGGGCTCGCTTCATCGCCCGCAAAATCCGCCGCGCGCGCGCCTGA
- a CDS encoding metallophosphoesterase family protein, which yields MACLLQISDPHFGTVQPAVMQALVRLAQEQRPDVLVLSGDITQRARVSQFNEARAFCDRLAIPRMLAIAGNHDIPLLNLYQRLFTPYARFLRAFGPVLEPVVSTPLLHVIGVKTTRRWRHKNGEVSAAQIGRVVAELGRSAPAQLRIVVVHQPVHVLHAEDQHDRLRGWEPAVHAWARAGADIVMGGHIHLPYVCDLSTRLGALERRLWCVQAGTALSTRVRQGIPNSVNLLRYEGAGQPLACQLERWDFQAASGQFECVQSSALPLGRMP from the coding sequence ATGGCCTGCCTGCTGCAAATCTCCGATCCGCACTTTGGCACGGTCCAGCCGGCCGTGATGCAGGCGCTGGTGCGCTTGGCCCAAGAGCAGCGGCCCGATGTGCTGGTGCTGTCGGGCGACATTACCCAGCGCGCCCGGGTGTCGCAATTCAACGAGGCGCGGGCTTTCTGCGACCGCCTGGCAATACCGCGAATGCTGGCTATTGCGGGCAACCACGACATTCCGCTGCTTAATCTCTACCAGCGCTTGTTCACCCCCTATGCACGCTTTCTGCGGGCCTTTGGCCCGGTGCTGGAGCCGGTCGTGTCCACGCCCCTGCTGCATGTCATCGGCGTCAAGACCACGCGCCGCTGGCGGCACAAGAATGGCGAAGTCTCGGCTGCGCAGATCGGGCGGGTCGTTGCCGAACTGGGGCGTTCGGCTCCGGCGCAGCTGCGCATCGTGGTGGTGCACCAGCCGGTGCATGTGTTGCACGCCGAGGACCAGCATGACCGCCTGCGCGGCTGGGAGCCGGCGGTGCATGCCTGGGCCAGGGCGGGCGCCGACATCGTGATGGGCGGCCATATCCACCTGCCGTATGTCTGCGACCTGTCCACGCGCCTGGGCGCCCTGGAGCGCCGGCTCTGGTGCGTGCAGGCGGGCACGGCGCTTTCGACGCGGGTGCGCCAGGGCATTCCGAATTCAGTCAATCTGCTGCGCTACGAAGGCGCCGGTCAGCCGCTTGCGTGCCAGCTGGAGCGCTGGGATTTTCAAGCGGCCAGCGGGCAGTTTGAATGCGTCCAGTCCAGCGCCTTGCCGCTTGGCCGCATGCCCTGA
- a CDS encoding diacylglycerol/lipid kinase family protein: MTDIPEFASQAARHGPFFIVFNGGSGSRDAGEEQQTIGRVLQDGGREFEFLQCEASESMDMLARRAVDLARARRGVVVAAGGDGTINAVANAVLGSGCPFGVLPQGTFNYFGRDNAISQDSGKAAQVLLAGLVSPVQAGKVNGRLFLVNASVGLYPQILEDREAWKKQFGRSRFVAFLSGMATLLQSRRQLQLRIESAGQAASLRTPTLFVGNNRLQLTRAGIDEQHAESVAQGQLAAVAVRPIGTLALFGLLLRGLLGRLGDAENIRSFSFKRLTVTPRGMKRIKVATDGEIAWMQTPLVFEVAQEPLLLLVPMPADQVKVE, from the coding sequence ATGACTGACATCCCGGAATTTGCCAGCCAGGCAGCGCGCCACGGACCTTTCTTCATTGTCTTCAATGGCGGTTCGGGCAGCCGCGACGCCGGGGAGGAACAGCAAACCATCGGCCGTGTCCTGCAGGATGGCGGGCGCGAGTTTGAATTCTTGCAGTGCGAAGCTTCGGAGTCGATGGACATGCTGGCCCGGCGTGCCGTGGACCTGGCCAGGGCGCGCCGGGGCGTGGTGGTGGCCGCCGGAGGCGACGGCACCATCAATGCGGTGGCCAACGCGGTGCTGGGCAGCGGCTGCCCTTTTGGCGTGCTGCCCCAGGGAACCTTCAATTATTTTGGCCGGGACAATGCGATTTCGCAGGACAGCGGCAAGGCGGCCCAGGTGCTTTTGGCAGGACTTGTCTCGCCGGTCCAGGCCGGCAAGGTCAATGGCCGGCTTTTCCTGGTCAATGCCAGCGTCGGCCTGTACCCCCAGATACTGGAAGACCGCGAAGCCTGGAAGAAGCAGTTCGGGCGCAGCCGTTTCGTGGCTTTCCTGTCGGGCATGGCGACCTTGCTGCAGTCCCGCCGCCAACTCCAGCTGCGCATCGAGTCGGCGGGCCAGGCCGCGTCACTGCGCACGCCCACGCTGTTCGTCGGCAACAACCGGCTGCAGCTGACCCGGGCCGGCATTGATGAGCAGCATGCCGAATCGGTGGCGCAGGGGCAGCTTGCGGCCGTGGCGGTCCGTCCCATCGGCACGCTGGCGCTGTTTGGCTTGCTGCTGCGCGGCTTGCTCGGACGGCTGGGAGATGCCGAGAACATCCGGAGTTTTTCCTTCAAGCGCCTGACGGTGACGCCCAGGGGCATGAAGCGCATCAAGGTCGCCACGGACGGCGAAATCGCCTGGATGCAGACGCCGCTGGTGTTTGAGGTGGCTCAAGAGCCCCTGCTGCTGCTGGTGCCCATGCCCGCCGATCAGGTCAAGGTTGAATAA
- a CDS encoding SIMPL domain-containing protein (The SIMPL domain is named for its presence in mouse protein SIMPL (signalling molecule that associates with mouse pelle-like kinase). Bacterial member BP26, from Brucella, was shown to assemble into a channel-like structure, while YggE from E. coli has been associated with resistance to oxidative stress.), translated as MLTPKLIAACALAACATGLFAQNLPNEPLKNVAQISASGSVEVQQDLLSISMSTSRDGLDAGTVQTQLKQALDAALTQARQAASPGLMEVRTGNFSLYPRYGKDGKINGWQGSTELVLEGKDFARITGTAGKIQSLSLGSVSFALSREQRAKVEGEAQAQAIERFKAKAGEVSSAFGFGGYTLREVSVNANDQGFTPRPRMVAMSAKSDMAESAVPVEAGKSTVLVNVSGSVQMLPLPARP; from the coding sequence ATGCTTACTCCTAAATTGATAGCTGCTTGCGCCCTTGCAGCATGCGCAACAGGTCTTTTTGCCCAGAATTTGCCGAACGAGCCGCTGAAAAACGTGGCCCAGATTTCCGCCAGCGGTTCGGTCGAGGTGCAGCAGGATCTGCTGTCGATCTCGATGAGCACCAGCCGCGACGGCCTTGACGCCGGCACGGTGCAGACCCAGCTCAAGCAGGCGCTTGACGCGGCCCTGACCCAGGCCAGGCAAGCCGCATCGCCGGGGCTGATGGAGGTGCGCACCGGCAATTTCAGCCTGTACCCGCGCTATGGCAAGGACGGGAAGATCAACGGCTGGCAGGGCTCGACCGAGCTGGTGCTGGAAGGCAAGGACTTTGCGCGCATCACCGGAACGGCCGGCAAGATCCAGAGCTTGAGCCTGGGCAGCGTGAGCTTTGCGCTGAGCCGCGAGCAGCGCGCCAAGGTCGAGGGCGAGGCCCAGGCGCAGGCGATTGAGCGTTTCAAGGCCAAGGCGGGCGAGGTTTCCAGCGCATTCGGCTTTGGCGGCTATACCCTGCGTGAGGTATCGGTCAACGCCAATGACCAGGGCTTCACGCCGCGCCCGCGCATGGTGGCGATGAGCGCCAAGTCGGACATGGCCGAGTCTGCTGTTCCGGTGGAGGCCGGCAAAAGCACGGTGCTGGTGAATGTTTCGGGTTCGGTGCAGATGCTGCCGCTGCCCGCCCGTCCATGA
- the ompR gene encoding osmolarity response regulator transcription factor OmpR: MLQAQTTARADKILILDDDARIRDLLRRYLAQEGFDVILAEDSKALNRIMLRDAVDLIVLDLMMPGEDGLSICRRLRAANDRTPIIMLTAKGEDVDRIVGLEVGADDYLAKPFNPRELLARIHAVLRRRPTAEVPGAPSSDQEVINFGPFSFDMSLRTLQKNGEELPLTTGEFAMLKTLVRHPRQPLSREKLAQLARGREFEPFDRSLDVQVSRLRKLIETDAAVPRYIQTVWGIGYVFVPDGNS, translated from the coding sequence ATGCTTCAAGCTCAAACCACTGCCCGCGCCGACAAAATCTTGATCCTCGATGATGACGCACGCATCCGAGACCTGCTACGCCGCTACTTGGCGCAGGAAGGTTTTGACGTGATCCTTGCCGAAGACAGCAAGGCATTGAACCGCATCATGCTGCGCGATGCGGTTGACCTGATCGTGCTCGACCTGATGATGCCCGGCGAAGACGGCCTGTCGATTTGCCGGCGCCTGCGCGCGGCCAACGACCGCACGCCCATCATCATGCTGACCGCCAAGGGCGAAGACGTGGACCGCATCGTCGGCCTGGAAGTCGGCGCCGACGATTACCTCGCCAAGCCCTTCAACCCGCGCGAACTGCTGGCCCGTATCCACGCCGTGCTGCGCCGCCGGCCCACCGCCGAAGTGCCGGGCGCGCCGTCGAGCGACCAGGAAGTGATCAACTTCGGCCCATTTTCCTTTGACATGAGCCTGCGCACGCTGCAAAAAAATGGCGAGGAACTGCCGCTGACCACCGGCGAATTCGCGATGCTCAAGACCCTGGTGCGCCATCCACGCCAGCCGCTGTCGCGTGAAAAGCTGGCCCAGCTGGCGCGCGGCCGGGAGTTCGAGCCCTTTGACCGCAGCCTGGACGTGCAGGTCTCGCGCCTTCGCAAGCTGATTGAAACCGATGCGGCCGTGCCGCGCTACATCCAGACCGTCTGGGGAATCGGCTACGTGTTCGTGCCGGACGGCAACAGCTAA
- a CDS encoding sensor histidine kinase — protein sequence MSSSRSSTLETAPAPLEARPRRGINLFWRTFFFLALLLFGSIVAWLQTFRTLETEPRAIQNAQQLATLVNLSRTALRYSDAIARVSLIKTLAEEEHVRITPRQPTDKFEPYVSDEFDERIAAELTSRLGNGTVVAGKVNGLQGLWIGFSIDGDSYWLLTDTSRLGPSRTSTWAIWLVMAAVLSLTGAAVIARLINQPLKQLSFAASRMRDGDFEASWLDEQVATSEIREVNIGFNRMAAQLSKIEQDRVVMLAGISHDLRTPLARLRLETEMSVADPDAREHMANDIAQLDAIIDKFLDYARPEPAHLEPISLNDLIDASMYAVADYPDMTVSVSIPEGTKVLADQVDLSRVIANLLENSRRYGKKPGSNMALVDISARVSDAWVLIKVRDHGSGVPPGVLSRLTNPFFRGDSARTEATGAGLGLAIAEKTVLRMGGLFSLSNTSSGGLAAHIKLRRG from the coding sequence ATGTCATCTTCCCGTTCATCGACCCTGGAAACCGCGCCGGCTCCCCTGGAGGCGCGGCCGCGCCGGGGAATCAACCTGTTCTGGAGGACTTTTTTCTTCCTGGCGCTGCTGCTGTTCGGCTCCATCGTGGCCTGGCTGCAAACCTTCCGCACCCTGGAAACCGAGCCGCGTGCCATCCAAAACGCCCAGCAGCTGGCCACCCTGGTGAATTTGAGCCGCACGGCGCTTCGCTATTCCGACGCCATTGCGCGGGTGTCGCTGATCAAGACGCTGGCCGAGGAAGAGCATGTCCGCATCACGCCGCGCCAGCCCACGGACAAATTCGAGCCCTACGTCAGCGATGAATTCGATGAACGCATCGCCGCCGAACTCACCAGCCGGCTTGGCAATGGCACGGTGGTCGCCGGCAAGGTCAACGGCCTGCAAGGTTTGTGGATCGGATTTTCCATCGATGGCGATTCTTACTGGCTGCTGACGGACACCTCGCGGCTTGGCCCTTCCCGAACCAGCACCTGGGCCATCTGGCTCGTCATGGCGGCGGTGTTGTCGCTGACGGGTGCGGCGGTGATTGCACGCCTGATCAACCAGCCCCTGAAACAACTGTCGTTTGCCGCCAGCCGGATGCGCGATGGCGATTTCGAGGCCAGCTGGCTCGACGAGCAGGTGGCGACCAGCGAGATTCGCGAAGTCAATATCGGCTTTAACCGCATGGCCGCGCAACTCTCCAAGATCGAGCAGGACCGGGTGGTCATGCTGGCCGGCATTTCCCATGACCTGCGCACCCCGCTGGCGCGGCTGCGCCTGGAAACCGAAATGAGCGTGGCCGACCCGGATGCGCGCGAGCACATGGCCAATGACATTGCCCAGCTCGACGCCATCATTGACAAATTCCTCGATTACGCCCGCCCCGAGCCGGCCCATCTGGAGCCGATATCGCTCAATGACCTGATCGATGCGTCCATGTATGCAGTGGCCGACTACCCCGACATGACGGTCAGCGTCAGCATTCCCGAAGGCACCAAGGTGCTGGCGGACCAGGTCGATCTGTCACGCGTGATTGCCAACCTGCTGGAGAATTCCAGGCGTTATGGCAAAAAGCCCGGCTCCAACATGGCGCTGGTCGATATTTCAGCCCGGGTCAGCGACGCCTGGGTGCTCATCAAGGTGCGCGACCATGGCAGCGGCGTGCCGCCCGGGGTCTTGTCCAGGCTCACCAATCCGTTTTTCAGGGGCGATTCAGCCCGCACCGAAGCCACGGGTGCCGGCCTGGGCCTGGCCATTGCCGAAAAAACCGTGCTGCGCATGGGCGGCCTGTTCAGCCTGTCGAACACCAGCTCGGGCGGGCTGGCCGCGCACATCAAGCTGCGCCGGGGCTAA
- the ispF gene encoding 2-C-methyl-D-erythritol 2,4-cyclodiphosphate synthase gives MNSAPIAPLPPFRIGEGWDTHALVPGRKLMLGGVEVAHTLGLLGHSDADVLLHAIIDALLGAAGLGDIGSHFPDTDARFKGADSVLLLRETGRLLAARGLRIGNIDSTIVAQAPRLAPHIQAMRVRIAEALGLQESQVNVKAKTAEKLGPVGQGLSLEARAVALLY, from the coding sequence ATGAATTCCGCTCCCATCGCCCCGCTTCCCCCGTTCCGCATCGGCGAGGGCTGGGACACGCATGCGCTGGTGCCGGGGCGCAAGCTGATGTTGGGCGGCGTCGAGGTGGCGCACACGCTGGGCCTGCTCGGGCATTCGGATGCCGATGTGCTGCTGCACGCGATCATCGACGCGCTGCTGGGCGCGGCCGGGCTGGGCGATATCGGGAGCCATTTTCCCGATACCGATGCGCGTTTCAAGGGCGCCGATTCGGTGCTGCTGCTGCGTGAAACCGGCCGGCTGCTGGCCGCGCGCGGCCTGCGCATCGGCAACATCGACAGCACCATCGTGGCGCAGGCGCCCCGGCTGGCGCCGCACATCCAGGCGATGCGGGTTCGCATCGCCGAGGCGCTGGGACTGCAGGAAAGCCAGGTCAATGTCAAGGCCAAGACGGCCGAAAAGCTCGGTCCGGTCGGCCAGGGCCTGAGTCTGGAAGCGCGGGCGGTTGCGCTATTGTATTGA
- the ispD gene encoding 2-C-methyl-D-erythritol 4-phosphate cytidylyltransferase, protein MTNSADTRSRSRFFALIPCAGQGSRAGVVAGQAKQYQKIAGQAMVLHTLAAFLAVGRLARTLVVVAPGDGFFDSITEKQFDVAACGGASRATSVRRGLDALLQSGAQAGDWVLVHDAARCLVTPGQIKQLIDACRHDEVGGLLAHQLPDTLKQAASGRVSGTLDRSDKWLAQTPQMFRIGLLTQALDAAESAGRAVTDESSAIEALGLAPRLVPGSAQNFKVTYPDDFALAEAILLSRVRPD, encoded by the coding sequence ATGACAAACTCAGCCGATACCCGTTCCCGCAGCCGTTTTTTTGCCCTGATTCCGTGCGCCGGGCAGGGCAGCCGGGCCGGCGTGGTGGCCGGGCAGGCCAAGCAGTACCAAAAAATTGCCGGCCAAGCGATGGTGCTGCACACGCTGGCGGCTTTTCTGGCGGTCGGGCGTCTGGCCCGAACGCTGGTGGTGGTCGCGCCGGGCGACGGTTTCTTTGATTCAATCACCGAAAAACAGTTCGACGTGGCCGCGTGTGGCGGCGCCAGCCGGGCGACAAGCGTGCGCCGGGGGCTTGATGCGCTGCTTCAGTCCGGGGCGCAAGCCGGGGACTGGGTGCTGGTCCATGATGCCGCCCGCTGCCTGGTGACGCCCGGCCAAATCAAGCAGCTGATCGACGCCTGCCGGCATGACGAGGTGGGTGGCCTGCTGGCGCATCAATTGCCCGACACGCTCAAGCAGGCGGCCAGCGGGCGCGTTTCCGGCACGCTGGACCGCAGCGACAAATGGCTGGCGCAAACGCCGCAGATGTTTCGCATCGGCCTCTTGACGCAGGCGCTGGATGCCGCCGAAAGCGCGGGAAGGGCCGTCACCGACGAGTCCAGCGCCATTGAAGCGCTGGGCCTGGCGCCCAGGCTGGTGCCCGGCAGCGCGCAGAACTTCAAGGTCACCTACCCGGACGACTTTGCGCTGGCCGAGGCGATTCTCTTGAGCCGGGTCCGCCCGGACTGA